The following are from one region of the Microtus pennsylvanicus isolate mMicPen1 chromosome 15, mMicPen1.hap1, whole genome shotgun sequence genome:
- the Arl11 gene encoding ADP-ribosylation factor-like protein 11, protein MRTPGFLQLDLLEATMGSVNSRGHKAEAQVVMMGLDSAGKTMILYKLKGNPLVETSPTVGFNVEPLESPGRVSLILWDIGGQPQLRATWKDYLEGIDILVYVLDSTDEARLPEAVAELQEVLEDPNMAGVPFLVLANKQEAPDALPLLEIRNRLGLERFQDRCWELRACSALTGQGLQEALQSLRHLLRSC, encoded by the coding sequence ATGCGCACCCCAGGCTTTCTGCAGTTGGATTTATTAGAGGCCACCATGGGCTCTGTGAATTCCAGAGGTCACAAGGCAGAAGCCCAGGTGGTAATGATGGGCCTCGACTCTGCTGGCAAGACCATGATCTTGTACAAACTGAAAGGCAATCCTCTGGTGGAGACCTCACCCACTGTGGGCTTCAATGTGGAGCCCCTTGAATCTCCTGGACGTGTGTCACTGATTCTCTGGGACATCGGGGGACAGCCGCAGCTCAGGGCTACCTGGAAGGACTACCTGGAAGGCATTGACATCCTTGTGTATGTGCTAGACAGCACCGATGAAGCCCGCTTGCCTGAGGCAGTGGCTGAGCTCCAGGAAGTCCTGGAAGATCCCAACATGGCCGGCGTCCCTTTCTTGGTACTGGCCAACAAGCAGGAGGCGCCTGATGCTCTTCCATTGCTTGAAATCAGAAACAGGCTAGGCCTGGAAAGGTTCCAAGACCGTTGCTGGGAGCTCCGGGCCTGCAGTGCTCTCACGGGCCAGGGGCTACAGGAAGCCCTGCAGAGCCTGCGGCACTTGCTGAGATCCTGCTGA